In Nonomuraea muscovyensis, one genomic interval encodes:
- a CDS encoding helix-turn-helix domain-containing protein, producing the protein MDVVSFAEVPTQERFAFWREMSSKMWMPLDAHCEPRLESAFQAHVALSGLGLVQATLLTAPSLTIRRTPHLIRRSDPETFFVTCTVRGHAIGEQAGRQADLRVGDLMLRNSSQPYLTTFESRGPADGQVLSLQFPRSLLPLPERGLRELNSVPIRGARGMAALASQFLLQLARHLEEFSPAEATRVSPLTLDVLTAALAGALDARSAVPPSSRQRALLAQIHAFVQANLGDANLTPAAIAAAHHISLRYLNKLFHAEGHTVAGWIRERRLKQCRRDLAEPHLAGYPINAIAARWGFTSPAHFSQAFRRAYGLSPREFRQQCTR; encoded by the coding sequence ATGGACGTGGTCAGCTTCGCCGAGGTCCCGACGCAAGAGCGGTTCGCCTTCTGGCGCGAGATGAGCTCGAAGATGTGGATGCCGCTGGATGCGCACTGCGAACCACGCCTGGAAAGCGCGTTTCAAGCTCACGTCGCTCTCAGCGGCCTCGGCCTCGTGCAGGCGACCTTGCTGACCGCGCCGTCGCTGACGATCCGGCGTACGCCCCACCTGATCCGCCGCTCCGACCCCGAAACCTTCTTCGTGACCTGCACCGTCCGGGGTCACGCCATCGGAGAACAAGCCGGCCGGCAGGCGGATCTGCGTGTCGGGGATCTGATGCTTCGCAACAGTTCGCAGCCCTATCTGACCACCTTCGAGTCGAGGGGCCCCGCGGACGGGCAGGTGCTGTCGCTGCAGTTCCCGCGCTCCTTGCTGCCACTGCCCGAGCGGGGCCTGCGGGAGCTCAACTCGGTGCCGATCCGGGGTGCCCGGGGCATGGCTGCGCTGGCCTCGCAGTTCCTGCTCCAACTGGCCCGGCATCTGGAGGAGTTCAGCCCGGCCGAGGCGACGCGGGTCTCCCCCCTGACCCTCGACGTCCTGACCGCCGCGCTGGCCGGCGCACTGGACGCCCGGAGCGCGGTACCGCCGAGCAGCCGACAACGCGCGTTGCTCGCCCAGATCCACGCCTTCGTCCAAGCGAACCTGGGCGATGCAAACCTGACCCCGGCCGCGATTGCCGCGGCACACCATATCTCCCTGCGGTATCTGAACAAGCTGTTCCACGCCGAAGGACACACCGTGGCCGGCTGGATCCGCGAGCGCCGCTTGAAGCAGTGCCGGCGCGATCTCGCCGAGCCGCATCTGGCCGGCTACCCGATTAACGCGATCGCGGCCCGGTGGGGGTTCACCAGCCCGGCGCATT